From Rutidosis leptorrhynchoides isolate AG116_Rl617_1_P2 chromosome 3, CSIRO_AGI_Rlap_v1, whole genome shotgun sequence, a single genomic window includes:
- the LOC139900655 gene encoding probable serine/threonine-protein kinase PBL28 — translation MYSLQTLKCLQLVSIATYCDAVDEKILVVEDASNGYLRQYLINKKDKSILTWEKRFAYGLKYLHHEMEDQKSVINRDFTTISIDLDENFGAKIVDFGRSMFLSSNQDSLYLNSLCGTVCYVDPEYLQSSKLTRESDV, via the coding sequence ATGTATTCGCTACAGACGTTGAAATGCTTACAACTTGTAAGCATCGCAACATATTGTGATGCAGTTGACGAGAAGATCCTTGTCGTTGAGGATGCATCTAATGGATACCTTCGTCAATATTTGATAAACAAAAAAGACAAATCTATTCTTACATGGGAAAAGCGTTTTGCATATGGATTAAAGTACCTACACCATGAGATGGAAGACCAAAAGAGTGTGATAAACCGTGATTTCACTACAATCTCAATTGATTTAGATGAGAACTTTGGGGCAAAGATTGTTGACTTTGGGCGCTCGATGTTCCTTTCTTCGAACCAAGATTCTCTTTATTTGAATTCACTTTGTGGCACTGTATGTTACGTTGATCCAGAATATCTCCAAAGTAGTAAGTTAACAAGAGAATcagatgtataa
- the LOC139900654 gene encoding probable receptor-like protein kinase At2g23200: protein MYLSNPKVTWVQRLKICIGIARALSYIHYEDGRSYSIIHCNINRSTILLDKNFVPKLSGFEYALNQSVHRMDLQVLIKEAIGTTGYMDPSIEMTGGVTHKSDIYSFGVVLWEVLYRRKALIPDVFDRFLAPLARFHHEKGTLGIQPDIDDQTGRQSARTFRAIAYSCSNDEREQRPDMKLLLLI, encoded by the coding sequence ATGTATCTAAGCAATCCAAAGGTGACATGGGTTCAAAGGTTGAAGATATGTATTGGTATTGCGCGTGCATTAAGTTACATCCATTATGAGGATGGACGTAGTTACTCAATCATACATTGTAACATTAACAGATCTACTATATTATTAGATAAGAATTTTGTACCCAAGTTATCTGGTTTTGAATATGCACTCAACCAGTCGGTACATCGGATGGATCTGCAGGTTCTCATTAAGGAAGCTATTGGTACAACAGGGTATATGGACCCATCAATAGAAATGACCGGAGGTGTGACCCACAAGTCGGACATCTACTCATTTGGCGTTGTTTTATGGGAAGTATTATACAGGAGAAAAGCGTTGATTCCTGATGTATTTGATAGGTTTCTAGCTCCACTGGCCAGATTTCATCATGAAAAAGGAACGCTTGGGATCCAACCTGACATAGATGATCAAACAGGTCGGCAATCAGCCAGGACCTTCAGAGCAATAGCATATTCATGCTCAAATGATGAGCGAGAACAACGCCCCGATATgaaattactattactaatataa